One region of Corvus moneduloides isolate bCorMon1 chromosome 1, bCorMon1.pri, whole genome shotgun sequence genomic DNA includes:
- the TMIE gene encoding transmembrane inner ear expressed protein isoform X2 — MAWDAAWNSARSPVGFSCLILARSRLSLAQLIEATTAPPKKKPDPVTSETVVIWGLRLWQVVGIFALFVLSIIITLCCIFKCRIPRTRKEIEARYAQRQAAKNYADKLDTVPPLNELTDIPGGSPENLLTLSGHVQSRALHSLPVLKEEDEMVLQGN; from the exons atggCGTGGGATGCAGCCTGGAATTCTGCTCGCTCCCCGGTGGGATTTTCCTGCCTCATCCTGGCCCGCTCCCGACTTTCCCTGGCGCAGCTGATCGAG gccACCACGGCGCCTCCCAAGAAAAAGCCGGATCCGGTGACGTCGGAGACCGTGGTCATCTGGGGGCTCCGCCTCTGGCAGGTGGTCGGGATCTTCGCCCTCTTCGTCCTGTCCATCA ttatcACCCTCTGCTGCATCTTCAAGTGCCGCATTCCGCGCACCCGGAAGGAGATCGAGGCTCGCTACGCCCAGCGCCAGGCGGCCAAAAACTACGCTGACAAACTGGACACGGTGCCGCCCCTCAACGAGCTCACCGACATTCCTGGAG GCTCTCCCGAAAATCTCCTCACTCTCTCTGGCCATGTCCAGTCCAGAGCTCTCCActccctgcctgtcctgaaGGAAGAGGATGAGATGGTTCTCCAAGGAAATTAG
- the ALS2CL gene encoding ALS2 C-terminal-like protein isoform X2 gives MSEAGITGSLLQEEEIFSSCLARIDALILKPLLQAEPKDPKEKENFRLLALLNERFQALWNFTEENSRILRGKCGSSESGCIQDFYIIWKGDLFLSLCIQYFVTFANFVVVQGFEQAAKSRSEAWKLHKPVLKQFLRDFTSESSLALALHSVLHKPLRNHIQSYLQLLSQLQEQLQEECEKDVVGSVLREFGKLESFSSQVLDEAWLTKELWKSLGYKFTVTCWRSRFLAGCLEAPSAPS, from the exons ATGTCCGAGGCTGGAATAACGGGATCCCTGCTCCAAGAGGAGGAAAtcttctcctcctgcctggctcgGATCGACGCCCTCATCCTCAAacctctgctccaggcag AGCCCAAGGATCCGAAGGAAAAGGAGAACTTCCGGCTCTTGGCGCTCCTCAACGAGCGCTTCCAAGCCCTCTGGAATTTCACGGAGGAGAATTCCCGGATCCTGAGGGGAAAATGCGGCAGCTCCGAATCCGGCTGCATCCAGGATTTTTACATCATCTGGAAAGGCGACCTTTTCCTGAGCCTCTGCATCCA gtatttCGTCACCTTCGCCAACTTTGTCGTCGTGCAGGGATTCGAACAGGCCGCCAAGAGCAGGAG CGAGGCCTGGAAGCTCCACAAGCCGGTGCTGAAACAATTCCTGAGGGATTTCACCTCGGAGAGCTCCCTGGCCTTGGCCCTGCATTCCGTGCTCCACAAACCCCTCCGGAATCACATCCAGAGCtacctccagctcctctcccagctccaggagcagctccaagaG gAATGTGAGAAGGACGTGGTGGGCTCGGTTCTGCGGGAATTCGGGAAGCTGGAATCTTTCAGCAGCCAGGTCCTGGATGAGGCCTGGCTCACCAAGGAGCTGTGGAAATCCTTGGGATACAAATTCACCGTGA CGTGCTGGCGTTCCCGCTTTTTGGCCGGATGCCTCGAGGCGCCCTCTGCTCCCAGTTGA
- the ALS2CL gene encoding ALS2 C-terminal-like protein isoform X1, which translates to MGGRSSSLGKSENSRISAAAGAFSSRDFASCRAMSEAGITGSLLQEEEIFSSCLARIDALILKPLLQAEPKDPKEKENFRLLALLNERFQALWNFTEENSRILRGKCGSSESGCIQDFYIIWKGDLFLSLCIQYFVTFANFVVVQGFEQAAKSRSEAWKLHKPVLKQFLRDFTSESSLALALHSVLHKPLRNHIQSYLQLLSQLQEQLQEECEKDVVGSVLREFGKLESFSSQVLDEAWLTKELWKSLGYKFTVTCWRSRFLAGCLEAPSAPS; encoded by the exons atgggagggagaaGCTCCAGCCTTGGGAAGAGCGAGAATTCCCGGATTTCTGCGGCTGCCGGAGCCTTTTCCAGCCGCGATTTCGCCTCGTGCCGG GCGATGTCCGAGGCTGGAATAACGGGATCCCTGCTCCAAGAGGAGGAAAtcttctcctcctgcctggctcgGATCGACGCCCTCATCCTCAAacctctgctccaggcag AGCCCAAGGATCCGAAGGAAAAGGAGAACTTCCGGCTCTTGGCGCTCCTCAACGAGCGCTTCCAAGCCCTCTGGAATTTCACGGAGGAGAATTCCCGGATCCTGAGGGGAAAATGCGGCAGCTCCGAATCCGGCTGCATCCAGGATTTTTACATCATCTGGAAAGGCGACCTTTTCCTGAGCCTCTGCATCCA gtatttCGTCACCTTCGCCAACTTTGTCGTCGTGCAGGGATTCGAACAGGCCGCCAAGAGCAGGAG CGAGGCCTGGAAGCTCCACAAGCCGGTGCTGAAACAATTCCTGAGGGATTTCACCTCGGAGAGCTCCCTGGCCTTGGCCCTGCATTCCGTGCTCCACAAACCCCTCCGGAATCACATCCAGAGCtacctccagctcctctcccagctccaggagcagctccaagaG gAATGTGAGAAGGACGTGGTGGGCTCGGTTCTGCGGGAATTCGGGAAGCTGGAATCTTTCAGCAGCCAGGTCCTGGATGAGGCCTGGCTCACCAAGGAGCTGTGGAAATCCTTGGGATACAAATTCACCGTGA CGTGCTGGCGTTCCCGCTTTTTGGCCGGATGCCTCGAGGCGCCCTCTGCTCCCAGTTGA
- the JMJD4 gene encoding 2-oxoglutarate and iron-dependent oxygenase JMJD4 isoform X2: MGPKGSWTPFHADVFRSYSWSANVCGRKRWLLYPAGHEEFLKDCHGNLPFDVTAPDLRDKRIYPRYSQSQPPLEIIQESGEIVFVPSGWHHQVYNLVRECASHRELFPLGAAASSCLMGVEFQRFSRDVEDLGRWRGKSGFGLLRGVGKELRHWDGIPGEAPGSLEVAKVSLEQSGIGGKCPAHGMAGNGMIRRVLPKPKHSRNSMAWNWGEEEENYGKKEEEGMEILPGREKFQLGATWDIRKRPCLWNGMILKIPSIPQHSGILGCSTIKSSLDQRDVGQDSMEKAARIPFSRSLAGKRFQPLRNGTVREPHPGCGRRSRFQVGIFNGIVEQRRSIPGGFHPNAKPRFPLAPPPSGLVGVGIFGDTKRSNSQPILCREREFWHGRCLPILPTSPSVHSRFSRCSPELFSLRKTPFPSTTTGSTAATWPSCGASCRMSWRPSSGKSAAGKMPRMSGTSSAS, translated from the exons gaCCCCGTTCCATGCCGACGTCTTCCGCTCCTACAGCTGGTCCGCCAACGTCTGCGGGAGGAAGCGCTGGCTGCTCTATCCCGCGGGCCACGAGGAATTCCTGAAGGATTGCCACGGGAATCTTCCTTTCGACGTGACGGCTCCGGATCTTCGGGATAAGCGGATTTATCCCCGTTacagccagagccagcccccTCTGGAAATTATCCAGGAATCTGGAGAGATCGTCTTCGTTCCCAGCGGATGGCACCATCAGGTTTATAACCTGGTGAGGGAATGCGCATCCCACCGGGAATTGTTCCCGCTCGgagcagctgcttcttcttGCCTGATGGGAGTGGAATTCCAAAGGTTTTCTCGGGATGTCGAGGATTTGGGgaggtggagagggaaaagCGGATTTGGTCTCCTAAGGGGTGTTGGGAAGGAGTTGAGGCACTGGGATGGAATTCCTGGAGaagctcctggatccctggaagtggccAAGGTCagcttggagcaatctgggataggCGGGAAGTGTCCAGCCCATGGAatggctgggaatgggatgatccGTAGGGTCCTTCCCAAGCCGAAACATTCCAGGAATTCCATGGCGTGGAattggggggaggaggaggaaaattacgggaaaaaggaagaggaagggatgGAAATCCTTCCCGGGAGGGAGAAATTccagcttggagcaacctgggatatCAGGAAGCGTCCGTGCctgtggaatgggatgatccttaagATCCCCTCCATCCCACAGCATTCGGGAATTCTGGGATGTTCAACCATCAAAAGCTCCTTGGACCAGCGGGATGTAGGGCAGGATTCCATGGAAAAAGCTGCCCGCATCCCATTTTCCCGCTCTTTAGCCGGCAAACGCTTCCAGCCCCTCAGGAATGGGACGGTGCGGGAGCCGCACCCAGGCTGCGGTCGTCGATCCCGCTTCCAAGTGGGAATTTTTAACGGAATCGTGGAACAGCGACGAAGCATTCCCGGGGGATTCCATCCCAACGCCAAGCCCCGCTTCCCTCTGGCCCCGCCGCCTTCGGGATTGGTGGGAGTCGGGATATTCGGGGATACAAAAAGAAGCAATTCCCAACCCATTCTTTGTCGGGAACGGGAATTCTGGCACGGCCGATGCCTTCCAATCCTCCCGACTTCACCGAGCGTTCATTCCCGATTTTCCCGCTGTTCTCCCGAATTGTTTTCCCTCAGGAAGACACCATTTCCATCAACCACAACTGGGTCAACGGCTGCAACGTGGCCGTCATGTGGAGCTTCCTGCAGGATGAGCTGGCGGCCGTCCAGCGGGAAATCAGCCGCTGGAAAGATGCCACGGATGAGCGGCACCTCCAGTGCCAG CTGA